One window of Bacteroides sp. AN502(2024) genomic DNA carries:
- a CDS encoding glycoside hydrolase family 38 C-terminal domain-containing protein, translating to MNKFYIILLIVFYYANVYSQQAYFVDGYHGGIYGHYPVKWKTQFIVDKLVMHPDWRICMEIEPETWDTVRVQTPEAYVRFKEMATSDQVEFTNPTYAQPYCYNISGESIIRQFQYGIAKINKHFPGVDFVTYSVEEPCFTSCLPQILKQFGFKYAILKCPNTCWGGYTAAHGGELVNWIGPDGTSILTVPRYACEKLEPGSTWQTTAWRNSDAYLKDCRNAGIKHPVGMCFQDAGWKNGPWLGSGRDTQNNSIYMRWRDYIENISIGKTDDNWYFSQEDIHVNLMWGSQVLQKIAQEVRTSENRILMAEKMSVMAYLENQYICRQADVDEAWRTLMLAQHHDSWIVPYNRLNRKGTWADQIKRWTDSTNHIADGIIEASMQSFHKKSIRQNKASQQYIRVFNTLGVGRKEIVSVLLPMESERSDLSIYDWKGKNIDCFVENEGKGIRLFFEAEVPPFGYSTYCIKKKGAVKKEASEGRRFVSEGNKVSKQEYVLENDMYKIAFDLSKGGTIKSLIAKKEGNKEFAGKMEKYALGELRGFFYEEGKFRSSIETPAKLTVVRNNVYEQKVKIEGKIASHPFTQIITLDKGTRRIDFDLTVDWKHNVGIGEYKEERWRDNRRAYCDDRFKLSVLFPTDLHAPRIYKNAPFDVCESKLTDTFFGTWDQIKHNIILHWVDLAEQEGDYALALLSDHTTSYSYGEDYPLGLTAQYSGGGLWGPDYKITHPLRMKYAIIPHRGKWDKASIAADSDCWNEPLLHACYSAAKPESKSFIDLQNTGYQVSALQMKDGKILLRLFNSEGDERLQKVMIDMPLSGVEEVDLNGLHIERKKIKTHAGKSEMMISMPRFGIKTFLLSLT from the coding sequence ATGAATAAATTTTATATCATATTACTGATTGTTTTCTATTATGCAAATGTTTATTCTCAACAAGCTTATTTCGTTGACGGGTATCATGGTGGGATATATGGACATTATCCGGTAAAGTGGAAAACTCAATTTATTGTGGATAAGCTGGTTATGCACCCGGACTGGCGGATTTGTATGGAGATAGAGCCCGAAACATGGGATACGGTCAGAGTGCAGACTCCGGAGGCTTATGTACGTTTTAAAGAGATGGCTACCAGTGACCAGGTCGAGTTTACGAATCCTACCTATGCACAGCCTTATTGCTATAATATCTCGGGAGAGAGCATCATAAGACAGTTTCAATATGGTATTGCTAAAATAAACAAACATTTTCCGGGGGTGGATTTTGTAACCTATTCAGTGGAAGAACCTTGTTTCACAAGCTGCTTGCCACAAATCCTTAAACAGTTCGGCTTTAAATATGCGATATTAAAATGTCCCAATACCTGTTGGGGAGGGTATACAGCTGCGCATGGCGGAGAATTGGTTAATTGGATAGGACCGGACGGGACTTCAATATTGACTGTTCCCAGGTATGCTTGTGAAAAACTAGAGCCGGGATCGACCTGGCAGACAACTGCTTGGAGAAATTCGGATGCTTATTTAAAAGATTGCCGTAACGCAGGTATCAAGCATCCCGTTGGTATGTGTTTTCAGGATGCGGGATGGAAAAACGGTCCATGGCTGGGAAGTGGAAGGGACACCCAAAATAACTCGATATATATGAGATGGAGAGATTATATTGAAAATATCTCCATCGGAAAAACGGATGATAACTGGTACTTTTCACAGGAAGATATACATGTGAATCTAATGTGGGGAAGCCAGGTCTTACAAAAAATTGCGCAAGAGGTACGTACTTCAGAAAATAGAATCCTCATGGCGGAGAAGATGTCTGTTATGGCTTATCTGGAGAATCAGTATATTTGCCGACAGGCGGACGTGGATGAGGCTTGGCGTACGCTGATGCTGGCACAACATCATGATTCGTGGATTGTGCCTTATAATAGACTGAATAGAAAAGGAACATGGGCTGATCAAATTAAGCGATGGACGGATAGTACCAATCATATTGCAGATGGAATTATAGAGGCGTCTATGCAAAGCTTTCATAAAAAGTCTATTCGGCAAAATAAGGCTTCGCAACAATATATACGTGTTTTTAATACATTAGGAGTAGGAAGAAAGGAAATTGTAAGTGTTCTTCTGCCTATGGAATCCGAAAGATCGGATTTAAGTATTTATGATTGGAAAGGTAAAAATATAGATTGTTTTGTAGAAAACGAAGGTAAAGGGATAAGATTATTTTTTGAGGCAGAGGTTCCTCCCTTTGGTTATTCCACGTATTGTATAAAAAAGAAGGGGGCTGTTAAGAAAGAGGCTTCAGAAGGTAGAAGATTCGTTTCGGAAGGTAATAAGGTAAGTAAACAGGAATACGTGCTTGAAAATGACATGTATAAAATTGCTTTTGACTTATCGAAGGGAGGAACCATAAAAAGTCTGATAGCTAAAAAAGAGGGGAATAAGGAATTTGCAGGTAAGATGGAGAAATATGCTTTGGGGGAGTTACGAGGCTTTTTTTATGAAGAAGGTAAATTTCGTTCTTCTATAGAGACTCCGGCCAAGTTGACAGTAGTAAGGAATAATGTATATGAGCAAAAAGTAAAGATAGAGGGCAAGATTGCTTCCCATCCGTTTACACAGATAATCACTCTTGACAAAGGAACGAGACGAATCGATTTTGATTTGACAGTTGATTGGAAACATAATGTAGGTATTGGTGAATATAAAGAGGAACGTTGGCGCGATAATCGTCGGGCCTATTGTGACGATCGATTTAAACTAAGTGTATTATTCCCGACTGATTTACATGCTCCCCGCATTTATAAAAATGCACCGTTTGATGTATGCGAAAGCAAACTGACCGATACTTTCTTTGGTACTTGGGATCAAATCAAACATAATATCATACTTCATTGGGTCGACTTGGCTGAACAGGAAGGTGACTATGCTCTGGCTTTATTATCAGACCATACTACTTCTTATTCTTATGGAGAGGACTATCCGCTGGGACTGACTGCTCAATATTCGGGTGGGGGACTTTGGGGACCTGATTATAAAATAACACATCCTTTGAGAATGAAGTATGCAATTATACCTCATCGTGGCAAATGGGACAAAGCGTCCATTGCGGCTGATAGCGATTGTTGGAATGAACCATTGCTGCATGCTTGCTATTCTGCGGCAAAACCGGAATCGAAATCATTTATTGATTTGCAGAATACCGGTTATCAAGTGAGTGCTCTTCAAATGAAAGATGGAAAGATACTATTGCGCCTGTTCAATTCCGAAGGGGACGAAAGATTACAAAAGGTTATGATTGATATGCCATTATCAGGTGTGGAGGAAGTTGACCTGAATGGACTACATATTGAAAGAAAGAAGATAAAAACACATGCAGGAAAATCGGAAATGATGATTTCAATGCCTCGGTTTGGTATAAAGACTTTCTTGCTTAGTTTGACTTAA
- a CDS encoding GH92 family glycosyl hydrolase — MYKATANLLIVCFWGWMTGCSSTDTVSEEWVPTDYVNPFIGASTSVGAAGVYHGLGKTFPGATTPYGMVQVSPNTITGGDNGSGYSDEHKTIEGFAFTQMSGVGWFGDLGNFLVMPTTGELYKVAGKENNDSIKGYRSAYNKATETAKAGYYSVELTDYQIKVESSATPHCGVLHFTYPSSDQSRIQIDLARRVGGTSTSQYIKIVDDYTIQGWMKCTPDGGGWGNGEGRADYTVYYYAQFSKPLTNYGFWSADIPEHWVRKRDEVVSIPYLTRVSQAPVIKDQKELTGKHLGFFTEFPTKKGESVEMKVGISFVDMEGAANNFKQEIASKNFEQVKQEATELWNRELNRVRISGGTDDEKTIFYTAMYHTMIDPRIYTDVDGRYIGGDYKIHTADSTFTKRTIFSGWDVFRSQFPLQTIINPRLVSDELNSLITMADQSGREYYERWEFLNSYSGCMLGNPALSVLADAYIKGIRTYDAEKAYRYAVNTSHRLGNDSLGYSPEPLSISTTLEYAYTDWCISQLAKAMGKEDDAKCFYEKGQAYHAIFDKEKGWFRPRKADGTWVEWPENARLKEWYGCIEANSYQQGWFVPHDVPGIVNLMGGREKVIADLADFFSKTPSNMLWNEYYNHANEPVHFVPFLFNHLAVPWYTQKWTRYICEKAYANKVEGIVGNEDVGQMSAWYVLAASGIHPSCPGNTRMEITSPVFDKVEFSLDPHYYTGKKFTVIAHNNSINNVYIQKALLNGREYNKCYLDFADIAAGGTLELFMGDQPNVEWGI, encoded by the coding sequence ATGTATAAAGCGACTGCTAATCTTTTAATTGTTTGCTTTTGGGGTTGGATGACAGGTTGTTCATCAACCGATACCGTATCGGAAGAATGGGTTCCGACTGATTATGTAAATCCGTTTATTGGTGCCAGTACCAGTGTAGGGGCTGCCGGTGTTTACCATGGATTAGGTAAAACTTTTCCCGGAGCCACAACTCCTTATGGTATGGTACAGGTCAGTCCTAATACAATAACGGGAGGTGATAATGGTTCCGGATACAGTGATGAACATAAGACCATTGAAGGATTTGCCTTTACTCAGATGAGCGGTGTGGGTTGGTTTGGTGATTTGGGTAATTTTCTTGTGATGCCTACAACTGGTGAATTATATAAAGTGGCAGGTAAAGAGAATAATGATAGTATAAAAGGATATCGTTCGGCTTATAACAAAGCCACTGAAACGGCTAAGGCAGGATATTATTCGGTAGAACTGACTGATTATCAAATCAAAGTAGAAAGTAGCGCGACACCACATTGTGGAGTTTTACATTTCACTTATCCTTCTAGTGATCAATCGCGTATTCAGATTGATTTAGCCCGTAGAGTAGGGGGAACATCTACTTCCCAGTATATTAAAATTGTAGATGATTACACCATTCAAGGATGGATGAAGTGTACGCCTGACGGTGGTGGATGGGGGAATGGTGAAGGTAGAGCCGATTATACCGTTTATTATTATGCCCAATTTAGCAAACCTTTGACAAATTATGGCTTTTGGAGTGCGGATATTCCAGAACATTGGGTTCGGAAACGTGATGAAGTAGTGAGTATTCCTTATTTGACTCGTGTATCACAAGCTCCGGTTATAAAAGACCAGAAAGAACTGACGGGTAAACATTTGGGCTTTTTTACTGAATTCCCAACGAAGAAGGGAGAGAGTGTAGAGATGAAAGTTGGTATCTCTTTTGTTGATATGGAGGGTGCTGCAAATAATTTTAAACAAGAGATAGCCTCTAAAAACTTTGAACAAGTAAAGCAGGAAGCTACCGAATTATGGAATCGAGAACTTAATCGTGTTCGGATATCCGGTGGTACGGATGATGAAAAAACGATATTCTATACTGCTATGTATCATACGATGATTGATCCTCGTATCTATACAGATGTAGACGGACGTTATATCGGTGGCGATTATAAAATCCATACGGCTGACAGCACCTTTACAAAACGTACGATATTCAGCGGATGGGATGTATTCCGCAGTCAATTTCCTTTGCAGACAATTATTAATCCGCGTTTAGTGAGTGATGAGCTGAACTCATTGATTACTATGGCAGATCAGAGTGGACGCGAATACTATGAACGTTGGGAATTCTTAAATTCTTATTCCGGCTGTATGTTAGGAAATCCCGCTTTGTCCGTTTTGGCAGATGCTTATATCAAGGGGATTCGTACGTATGATGCAGAGAAAGCGTATCGTTATGCCGTTAACACATCCCATCGTTTGGGTAATGATTCATTGGGGTATTCTCCGGAGCCATTGAGTATTTCAACCACTTTGGAATATGCTTATACTGATTGGTGTATATCTCAATTAGCGAAGGCTATGGGAAAAGAAGATGATGCCAAATGTTTTTATGAAAAGGGACAAGCATATCATGCCATTTTTGATAAAGAAAAGGGGTGGTTCCGTCCTCGTAAGGCAGATGGTACCTGGGTGGAGTGGCCGGAAAATGCGCGTCTTAAAGAATGGTATGGTTGTATCGAAGCAAATTCTTATCAGCAAGGTTGGTTTGTACCTCACGATGTGCCGGGAATAGTGAACTTGATGGGTGGCAGGGAGAAAGTGATTGCAGATTTAGCAGACTTCTTTAGTAAAACTCCTTCTAATATGCTGTGGAATGAATATTATAACCATGCGAATGAACCTGTGCACTTCGTTCCTTTTTTGTTCAATCACCTTGCAGTTCCCTGGTATACTCAAAAATGGACACGTTATATATGTGAAAAGGCTTATGCAAATAAAGTAGAGGGGATTGTTGGCAACGAAGACGTAGGCCAGATGTCGGCATGGTACGTGTTGGCTGCTTCCGGTATTCATCCTTCCTGTCCGGGGAATACACGTATGGAGATTACAAGTCCGGTCTTTGATAAAGTAGAGTTCAGTCTTGATCCTCATTATTATACCGGAAAGAAATTCACGGTGATAGCTCATAATAACAGTATAAATAACGTCTATATACAAAAGGCCTTGTTGAATGGTCGGGAATACAATAAATGTTACCTTGATTTTGCGGACATTGCAGCCGGAGGTACATTAGAACTGTTTATGGGCGATCAACCGAATGT